Proteins from a single region of Streptomyces spinoverrucosus:
- a CDS encoding FAD-binding oxidoreductase, with protein MRTSTLEAMRTTLRGPVTGPQDPDYDQARKIYNAMIDKRPAAIARCVDAGDVMAAIRLVREQGLDLAVRGGGHSGPGLCLVDGGVTVDLSPMRWVRVDPAAGTAQVGGGSQLGDLDHATHAFGLATPSGIISMTGVGGLTLGGGHGYLTRKYGLTVDNLLAADVVLADGSFVTANENEHPDLFWALRGGGGNFGVVTSFTYRLHPVDTVGFGVTVWPVDRTREVLTWYRDFLPRAPEEVYGFFTLFTIPPGPPFPEEIHGRKVCGVVWCHTGDLDGFERDFEAVREPGPPVFHFTSPMPYPMVQGAFDELIPTGYQWYWRGDFFDSIPDAAVDVHLKYGENLPTPLSLMHLYPVDAAAHRVAPEDTAWGYRDAVWSGVFAGVDPDPAQAGTIRRWCVDYHEEMHPYSMGGSYVNFLGQDEAPGRVRATYRDHYDRLAQVKRTYDPDNVFHANQNIRPASREGGG; from the coding sequence ATGCGGACTTCGACCTTGGAAGCGATGAGGACCACCCTGCGCGGGCCGGTCACCGGGCCCCAGGACCCCGATTACGACCAGGCCCGCAAGATCTACAACGCGATGATCGACAAGCGTCCCGCCGCCATCGCCCGCTGTGTCGACGCCGGGGACGTCATGGCCGCCATCCGCCTCGTCCGCGAGCAGGGGCTGGACCTGGCCGTGCGGGGCGGGGGGCACAGCGGCCCCGGTCTGTGTCTGGTGGACGGTGGGGTCACCGTCGACCTGTCCCCGATGCGGTGGGTGCGGGTCGACCCCGCCGCCGGGACCGCCCAGGTCGGCGGTGGCAGCCAGCTCGGCGACCTCGATCACGCCACCCACGCCTTCGGACTCGCGACGCCCTCGGGCATCATCTCGATGACCGGCGTCGGGGGCCTGACGCTGGGCGGCGGCCACGGCTACCTCACGCGCAAGTACGGCCTGACGGTGGACAACCTGCTCGCGGCGGACGTCGTGCTGGCCGACGGCAGCTTCGTCACCGCGAACGAGAACGAACACCCGGACCTGTTCTGGGCCCTGCGCGGTGGCGGCGGCAACTTCGGGGTCGTGACCTCGTTCACCTATCGCCTCCACCCGGTGGACACGGTCGGGTTCGGGGTCACGGTGTGGCCGGTCGACCGTACCCGCGAGGTGCTGACGTGGTACCGGGACTTCCTTCCGCGGGCGCCGGAGGAGGTCTACGGCTTCTTCACCCTGTTCACCATCCCGCCGGGCCCGCCGTTCCCGGAGGAGATCCACGGCCGGAAGGTGTGCGGCGTCGTGTGGTGTCACACCGGTGACCTAGACGGCTTCGAGCGGGACTTCGAGGCCGTGCGGGAGCCGGGCCCGCCCGTCTTCCACTTCACGTCACCGATGCCGTATCCGATGGTGCAGGGCGCCTTCGACGAACTGATCCCCACCGGGTACCAGTGGTACTGGCGCGGCGACTTCTTCGACAGCATCCCGGACGCCGCCGTCGACGTGCATCTCAAGTACGGCGAGAACCTGCCGACCCCGCTGTCGCTGATGCACCTGTATCCGGTGGACGCCGCCGCCCACCGGGTGGCTCCCGAGGACACCGCCTGGGGGTACCGGGACGCCGTCTGGTCCGGCGTCTTCGCCGGGGTCGACCCCGATCCCGCGCAGGCCGGGACCATCAGGCGGTGGTGTGTCGACTACCACGAGGAGATGCACCCGTACTCCATGGGCGGCTCCTATGTGAACTTCCTCGGCCAGGACGAGGCCCCGGGGCGGGTCCGGGCCACGTACCGCGACCACTACGACCGTCTCGCGCAGGTCAAGCGGACCTACGACCCGGACAACGTCTTCCACGCCAACCAGAACATCAGGCCGGCCTCGCGGGAGGGGGGCGGGTGA
- a CDS encoding RNA polymerase sigma-70 factor: MALTAQDVDRFEASRPRLEAIAYRLLGSTSEAEDAVQETFLRWQAADVDRIEVPEAWLTKVLTNLCLNQLTSARARRETYVGQWLPEPLLAGDPMLGPADTAEQRESVSYAVLAVLERLSPGERAVYVLREAFAYPHREIAEILDLTEAASQQIFHRAKKRVAAGKARTEIDEAAARRVVEEFLAAATSGRTEPLVRLLTQDAVAIGDGGGKVPARAKAFEGALAVAKFMRGLFKPGKAKRDLIGGSAEIYATTANGDPAVVAVVDGRVVGVMCLEVTAGGIAAFRSQANPDKLERATRRWAAADHGEPLLIAF, translated from the coding sequence ATGGCCCTCACCGCGCAGGACGTGGACCGGTTCGAAGCCTCCAGGCCCCGTCTGGAGGCCATCGCCTACCGCCTCCTCGGCTCGACGAGCGAGGCCGAGGACGCCGTGCAGGAGACGTTCCTGCGCTGGCAGGCCGCCGACGTCGACCGCATCGAGGTGCCCGAGGCCTGGCTGACGAAGGTTCTCACCAACCTGTGCCTCAACCAGCTCACCTCGGCCCGCGCCCGGCGCGAGACCTATGTGGGCCAGTGGCTCCCCGAGCCGCTGCTCGCCGGGGACCCGATGCTCGGCCCGGCCGACACCGCCGAGCAGCGCGAGTCGGTCTCGTACGCGGTCCTCGCCGTACTGGAGCGGCTGTCCCCGGGCGAGCGGGCGGTGTACGTGCTGCGGGAGGCCTTCGCCTACCCGCACCGGGAGATCGCCGAGATCCTCGACCTCACCGAGGCCGCCAGCCAGCAGATCTTCCACCGCGCCAAGAAGCGCGTCGCGGCCGGCAAGGCCCGCACCGAGATCGACGAGGCCGCCGCCCGGCGGGTCGTCGAGGAGTTCCTCGCGGCCGCCACCAGTGGCCGGACCGAGCCGCTCGTACGGCTGCTCACCCAGGACGCCGTCGCGATCGGCGACGGCGGCGGGAAGGTCCCGGCCCGCGCCAAGGCGTTCGAGGGCGCCCTCGCGGTCGCGAAGTTCATGCGGGGCCTGTTCAAGCCCGGCAAGGCCAAGCGCGACCTGATCGGCGGCTCCGCCGAGATCTACGCCACGACCGCCAACGGCGACCCCGCCGTCGTGGCGGTCGTCGACGGCCGGGTCGTCGGCGTCATGTGCCTGGAGGTCACCGCCGGGGGCATCGCCGCGTTCCGCAGCCAGGCCAACCCCGACAAGCTCGAACGCGCGACCCGGCGGTGGGCGGCCGCCGACCACGGAGAACCCCTGCTCATCGCCTTCTGA
- a CDS encoding SpoIIE family protein phosphatase yields MRDVARAAAGTGFGSDLLAAALVQGMRDTGACVGAVYLPEPGEQVLRMAVVSGVPREISAPWERAALGAPTPVADAVRGQRLVWVGGQEELARRYPQLAMVLPYPFALAAAPITTDDAEWGGLVLQWPGSHSAQLCPRERDAIGDLCDRLGLLLRAAADSGHSVVHGTEPRLVPGPGTGTSGPPEAQSAVAFAERLPGGSCALDMDGRIAFVTTTALDLLGACLPDLLGARPWEALPWLNDPVAQDRYRAAVLSRRPTAFTALRPPDRWLSFRLYPDASGISVRITPASAARAPDRPPALHALPSSATGRTAALYHLMHLAATLTQAAGVQDVVDRVADLVLPATKARALALMTAEEGRLRIIGYRGYTAELMSRFDAAPLTSDTPAVRCLTTGVPSFFSTFSDLKRAYPPAVLQDDMAAWAFLPLITSGRPVGSLVLAYDRPHPFVPEERAVLTSLAGLIAQALDRARLYDAKRRLAHSLQAALLPHALPRVPGLDVAARYLPAAHGMGIGGDFYDLIRLDDTTAAAAIGDVQGHNVQAAALMGQVRTAVHATAGSSPGEVLARTNRLLTDLDPGLFTSCLYAHLDLARHRACLATAGHPPPVLRHPDGRTEVLRLSAGLLLGIDATATYPATEIALPPGSVLVLYTDGLVEVPGVDLDEVTDAFADRLARAGDPTVEALADTLVHDAQECAHRSDDVALLLVRPRQLTRPPPARPA; encoded by the coding sequence GTGCGTGACGTCGCCCGCGCCGCGGCCGGGACGGGCTTCGGTTCGGACCTGCTGGCGGCCGCCCTGGTGCAGGGCATGCGGGACACCGGTGCCTGCGTGGGCGCCGTGTATCTGCCGGAACCGGGCGAGCAGGTGCTGCGGATGGCGGTGGTGAGCGGAGTCCCCCGGGAGATCTCCGCGCCCTGGGAGCGGGCCGCTCTCGGCGCTCCGACCCCGGTGGCCGACGCCGTCCGGGGACAGCGCCTGGTGTGGGTCGGCGGTCAGGAGGAGCTGGCGCGTCGTTACCCCCAGCTGGCCATGGTGTTGCCGTATCCCTTCGCGCTGGCCGCCGCCCCGATCACCACTGACGACGCCGAGTGGGGCGGACTTGTGCTCCAGTGGCCCGGCTCGCACTCCGCACAGCTGTGTCCGCGGGAACGCGATGCGATCGGCGACCTCTGCGACCGCCTGGGCCTGCTGCTGCGGGCGGCCGCCGACAGTGGCCACTCCGTGGTGCACGGCACCGAACCGCGCCTCGTGCCCGGGCCGGGAACCGGCACGTCCGGGCCGCCCGAGGCCCAGTCCGCGGTGGCCTTCGCCGAGCGCCTTCCCGGTGGGTCCTGCGCACTGGACATGGACGGCCGGATCGCCTTCGTCACCACCACCGCCCTCGACCTCCTCGGCGCCTGCCTGCCCGATCTGCTGGGGGCCCGGCCGTGGGAGGCACTGCCGTGGCTGAACGACCCCGTCGCCCAGGACCGCTACCGGGCCGCGGTGCTCAGCCGCCGGCCGACGGCCTTCACCGCCCTGCGCCCACCGGACCGTTGGCTGTCCTTCCGCCTCTACCCGGACGCTTCGGGCATCAGCGTGCGCATCACCCCCGCCTCGGCGGCGCGAGCCCCGGACCGTCCGCCCGCGCTCCACGCCCTGCCTTCCTCCGCCACGGGCCGGACCGCCGCGCTGTACCACCTGATGCATCTGGCGGCGACCCTCACGCAGGCCGCGGGAGTGCAGGACGTGGTCGACCGGGTCGCCGACCTGGTGCTGCCCGCCACCAAAGCCCGGGCCCTCGCCCTGATGACCGCGGAAGAGGGCAGGCTGCGGATCATCGGCTACCGCGGCTACACCGCCGAACTGATGAGCCGTTTCGACGCCGCGCCCCTGACCTCCGACACCCCCGCCGTGCGCTGCCTGACCACCGGCGTCCCCAGCTTCTTCAGCACCTTCTCCGACCTGAAACGCGCCTATCCGCCGGCGGTCCTCCAGGACGACATGGCCGCCTGGGCCTTCCTGCCCCTGATCACCTCCGGGCGCCCGGTGGGCTCACTGGTCCTCGCCTACGACCGGCCCCACCCCTTCGTCCCCGAGGAGCGGGCCGTCCTCACCTCCCTCGCCGGGCTGATCGCGCAGGCCCTGGACCGCGCGCGCCTCTACGACGCCAAGCGCCGGCTCGCCCACAGCCTGCAGGCCGCCCTGCTGCCCCACGCCCTGCCGCGCGTGCCCGGGCTCGACGTCGCCGCCCGCTACCTCCCCGCCGCCCACGGCATGGGCATCGGCGGCGACTTCTACGACCTCATCCGCCTCGACGACACGACCGCCGCCGCGGCCATCGGCGACGTTCAGGGCCACAACGTCCAGGCCGCCGCTCTGATGGGCCAGGTCCGCACCGCGGTCCACGCCACGGCCGGCTCAAGCCCCGGCGAGGTCCTCGCGCGTACCAACCGCCTGCTCACCGACCTGGACCCCGGCCTGTTCACCAGCTGCCTCTACGCCCATCTCGACCTCGCCCGCCACCGCGCGTGCCTGGCCACCGCCGGTCACCCGCCGCCCGTCCTGCGCCACCCCGACGGACGTACCGAGGTCCTGCGCCTGTCGGCCGGCCTCCTGCTGGGCATCGACGCGACCGCCACCTACCCGGCCACCGAGATCGCCCTGCCGCCGGGCTCCGTGCTCGTGCTGTACACCGACGGCCTGGTCGAAGTCCCCGGCGTCGATCTCGACGAGGTCACCGACGCCTTCGCCGACCGGCTCGCCCGGGCCGGCGATCCGACGGTGGAAGCCCTCGCCGACACCCTCGTCCATGACGCCCAGGAGTGCGCGCATCGCAGCGATGACGTCGCCCTGCTCCTGGTCCGGCCGCGACAGCTCACCCGCCCCCCTCCCGCGAGGCCGGCCTGA
- a CDS encoding (Fe-S)-binding protein, whose product MQLAAIIVSLVLTVVGVALLARAVGQFVRHFRLGQPVPAGSRTDNPYQRSVTLVREFLGHTRMNRWGIVGVAHWFVAVGFLTLPPTLAQAFGQLFQADWTLPVIGGFLPFELYIEFIGVMTILGIAVLMVIRLLSLPSRAGRKSRFAGSKSGQAYFVEYVILTIGLAIYVLRGLEGAIHHVEHYEAAYFASYPLVLAFKGLSVTALQNLVYFTAMVKISTSFIWMIVVSLNTNMGVAWHRFLAFPNIWFKRNATGETALGALQPMTSGGKPIDFTDPGDDDVFGVSQVEHFSWKGLLDFSTCTECGRCQSQCPAWNTGKPLSPKLLIMSLRDHAHAKAPYLLAGGGKTMEGEEKASEEQLASVPADALAEAERPLIGTVEENGVIDPDVLWSCTTCGACVEQCPVDIEHVDHIVDMRRYQVMIESAFPSEAGTMLKNLEKKGNPWGLAKKQRLEWLKEVDFEVPVVGKDIEDLTEVEYLYWVGCAGALEDRAKKTTKAFAELLHMAGVKFAIMGGDEKCTGDSARRLGNEPLFQELGMENVMALNMAFGEETDDEGKVTEESRKPKSAKKIVATCPHCLNTLGNEYPQLGGDYEVIHHTQLLQHLVDEGKLVPVTPVEGIITYHDPCYLGRHNKIYTPPREIIASVPGIRNEEMHRHKERGFCCGAGGARMWMEERIGKRINNERVDEALSLNPDIVSTACPFCLVMLTDSVNGRKNEGTAKESIQVVDVAQLLLDSVKTPVTPEGSADAESEAEPEPVK is encoded by the coding sequence ATGCAACTCGCCGCGATCATCGTGTCGCTGGTCCTGACCGTGGTCGGTGTCGCGCTGCTCGCACGCGCCGTCGGCCAGTTCGTCAGGCACTTCAGGCTCGGGCAGCCCGTGCCCGCCGGCAGCCGGACCGACAACCCCTACCAGCGCAGTGTGACACTGGTCAGGGAGTTCCTCGGTCACACGCGGATGAACCGCTGGGGCATCGTCGGCGTCGCCCACTGGTTCGTGGCCGTCGGCTTTCTGACGCTGCCGCCGACCCTGGCGCAGGCGTTCGGCCAGCTCTTCCAGGCCGACTGGACACTGCCGGTCATCGGCGGGTTCCTGCCGTTCGAGCTGTACATCGAGTTCATCGGTGTGATGACGATCCTGGGCATCGCCGTCCTGATGGTCATCCGCCTGCTGAGCCTGCCGTCCCGGGCAGGGCGCAAGTCCCGCTTCGCGGGCTCCAAGTCGGGCCAGGCGTACTTCGTCGAGTACGTCATCCTCACCATCGGCCTCGCGATCTACGTGCTGCGCGGCCTGGAGGGCGCGATCCACCACGTGGAGCACTACGAGGCCGCGTACTTCGCCTCGTACCCGCTGGTCCTGGCCTTCAAGGGCCTGAGCGTCACCGCGCTGCAGAACCTGGTCTACTTCACCGCGATGGTGAAGATCAGCACCTCGTTCATCTGGATGATCGTGGTCTCGCTCAACACCAACATGGGTGTCGCCTGGCACCGCTTCCTCGCCTTCCCGAACATCTGGTTCAAGCGCAACGCCACCGGTGAGACCGCCCTCGGCGCACTCCAGCCCATGACGTCCGGCGGCAAGCCGATCGACTTCACCGACCCCGGCGACGACGACGTCTTCGGCGTCTCCCAGGTCGAGCACTTCTCCTGGAAGGGCCTGCTCGACTTCTCCACCTGCACCGAGTGCGGCCGCTGCCAGTCGCAGTGCCCCGCCTGGAACACCGGCAAGCCGCTCTCCCCCAAGCTGCTGATCATGTCGCTGCGGGACCACGCCCACGCCAAGGCGCCGTACCTGCTGGCCGGCGGCGGCAAGACGATGGAGGGCGAGGAGAAGGCCTCCGAGGAGCAGCTCGCCTCGGTGCCCGCCGACGCCCTGGCGGAGGCCGAGCGTCCGCTGATCGGCACCGTCGAGGAGAACGGCGTCATCGACCCGGACGTCCTGTGGTCCTGCACCACCTGCGGTGCCTGCGTCGAGCAGTGCCCGGTGGACATCGAGCACGTCGACCACATCGTCGACATGCGCCGCTACCAGGTCATGATCGAGAGCGCCTTCCCGTCCGAGGCGGGCACGATGCTCAAGAACCTGGAGAAGAAGGGCAACCCCTGGGGCCTGGCGAAGAAGCAGCGCCTGGAGTGGCTCAAGGAGGTCGACTTCGAGGTCCCGGTCGTCGGCAAGGACATCGAGGACCTCACCGAGGTCGAGTACCTGTACTGGGTCGGCTGCGCCGGCGCCCTGGAGGACCGCGCGAAGAAGACCACCAAGGCCTTCGCGGAGCTCCTGCACATGGCGGGCGTCAAGTTCGCGATCATGGGCGGCGACGAGAAGTGCACGGGTGACTCGGCGCGGCGCCTCGGCAACGAGCCGCTGTTCCAGGAACTCGGCATGGAGAACGTCATGGCACTGAACATGGCGTTCGGCGAGGAGACGGACGACGAGGGCAAGGTGACGGAGGAGTCCCGCAAGCCCAAGTCGGCCAAGAAGATCGTCGCCACCTGCCCGCACTGCCTCAACACCCTCGGCAACGAGTACCCGCAGCTCGGCGGCGACTACGAGGTCATCCACCACACCCAGCTGCTCCAGCACCTGGTCGACGAGGGCAAGTTGGTCCCGGTGACGCCGGTCGAGGGCATCATCACGTACCACGACCCCTGCTACCTGGGCCGCCACAACAAGATCTACACGCCGCCGCGCGAGATCATCGCCAGCGTCCCGGGCATCCGCAACGAGGAGATGCACCGCCACAAGGAGCGCGGCTTCTGCTGTGGCGCCGGTGGTGCGCGGATGTGGATGGAGGAGCGGATCGGCAAGCGCATCAACAACGAGCGTGTCGACGAAGCCCTGTCGTTGAACCCCGACATCGTCTCCACCGCCTGCCCGTTCTGCCTGGTGATGCTGACCGACTCGGTCAACGGGCGGAAGAACGAGGGGACGGCCAAGGAGTCCATCCAGGTCGTCGACGTGGCCCAGCTGCTGCTCGACTCCGTCAAGACGCCGGTGACGCCGGAGGGTTCGGCGGACGCGGAGAGCGAGGCGGAGCCGGAGCCGGTGAAGTGA